One region of Streptomyces rishiriensis genomic DNA includes:
- a CDS encoding DUF5999 family protein: protein MCQHQPPCPTATSADRESARLMAHHPEQGWSLLCNGVLLFEDTGELLPDGRVIAPHRVVTAA from the coding sequence ATGTGCCAGCACCAGCCACCGTGTCCGACAGCGACCTCAGCCGACCGGGAGTCCGCACGCCTCATGGCGCACCACCCGGAGCAGGGCTGGAGCCTGCTGTGCAACGGCGTCCTGCTCTTCGAGGACACCGGTGAGCTCCTGCCGGACGGCCGGGTCATCGCCCCCCACCGGGTCGTGACCGCCGCCTGA
- a CDS encoding LacI family DNA-binding transcriptional regulator: MNADDTVPATRARITITEIARRAGVSVPTVSRVVNGRSDVSPGTRARVEDLLRLHGYRKRPAASRTRAALLDLVFNDLDSPWAVEIIRGVEEVAHAAGVGTVVSAIHGRSGDAREWMRNLRARASDGVILVTSALEPTLHEQLRILGVPLVVVDPMGSPAVETPTIGAANWAGGLAATEHLLSLGHRRIGLIAGPPRLLCSRARYDGYRAALEAAGLAVDETLVVPGDFRPESGFTGCTALLGLAEPPTAVFAASDQMALGAIEALRRRGLRAPEDMSVVGFDDLPEVRWSAPPLTTVRQPLADMGKLAARTVLSLARGERPDSPRVELGTELVVRSSTAPPRVAS, from the coding sequence GTGAATGCGGACGACACCGTGCCCGCGACCCGGGCCAGAATCACGATCACGGAGATCGCCCGCCGGGCCGGCGTCTCGGTGCCGACCGTGTCCCGGGTCGTCAACGGCCGCTCCGACGTCTCGCCGGGAACCCGGGCCAGGGTCGAGGACCTGCTGCGGCTGCACGGCTACCGCAAGCGCCCCGCCGCCTCCCGCACCCGGGCCGCGCTGCTGGACCTGGTCTTCAACGACCTGGACAGCCCCTGGGCGGTGGAGATCATCCGCGGCGTCGAGGAGGTCGCCCACGCGGCCGGGGTGGGCACCGTGGTGTCGGCGATCCACGGCCGCTCGGGCGACGCCCGCGAGTGGATGCGCAACCTGCGCGCCCGGGCCTCCGACGGCGTCATCCTCGTCACCTCGGCCCTCGAACCCACCCTGCACGAGCAGTTGCGCATCCTGGGCGTCCCGCTGGTGGTCGTCGATCCGATGGGCTCGCCCGCCGTCGAGACCCCGACCATCGGCGCAGCCAACTGGGCGGGCGGCCTGGCGGCCACCGAGCATCTGCTGTCGCTGGGCCACCGAAGGATCGGTCTGATAGCCGGCCCGCCCCGGCTGCTGTGCTCCCGCGCCCGCTACGACGGCTACCGGGCCGCTCTGGAGGCGGCCGGCCTCGCCGTCGACGAGACCCTCGTCGTCCCCGGCGACTTCCGCCCCGAGTCGGGCTTCACCGGCTGCACCGCCCTGCTCGGTCTGGCCGAACCGCCGACCGCCGTGTTCGCGGCCAGCGACCAGATGGCGCTCGGCGCGATCGAGGCGCTGCGCCGGCGCGGCCTGCGGGCCCCGGAGGACATGAGCGTGGTCGGCTTCGACGACCTTCCCGAAGTCCGCTGGTCCGCCCCGCCGTTGACGACCGTCCGCCAGCCCCTCGCCGACATGGGCAAACTCGCCGCACGCACCGTCCTGAGCCTGGCCCGCGGCGAGCGCCCCGACTCGCCGCGGGTGGAACTGGGCACGGAGCTGGTGGTCCGCTCGAGCACCGCGCCGCCGCGCGTCGCTAGCTGA
- a CDS encoding endo-1,4-beta-xylanase: MPSTAARTRLRLAGALAAVLVASGVATGPAAQAHEGPARGEPRTTLADLAQRHGRYFGSATDNPELTDTAYTKILGEQFDMITPGNGMKWYATEPQQGVFDWTAGDEIVGLARANHQKVRAHTLVWHSQLPGWLTGKEWTADELRAVLKNHIQTEVRHYRGKVYAWDVVNEAFNEDGTYRETVFYKTLGPGYIADALRWAHQADPKAKLYLNDYNIEAVGPKSDAYHALARELKAQKVPLDGIGLQAHLALQYGYPTSLEDNLRRFSRLGLDTALTEVDVRMLLPATDEKLAQQADWYRDMTEACLAVRRCVGITVWDYTDKYSWIPAFFPGEGAALPWDEQLAPKPAYRAIREALS, from the coding sequence ATGCCCAGCACCGCCGCCCGCACCCGGCTCAGACTCGCCGGCGCCCTCGCAGCCGTCCTCGTCGCCTCCGGTGTCGCCACCGGACCTGCCGCCCAGGCGCACGAGGGCCCGGCGCGCGGAGAACCGCGCACGACCCTCGCCGACCTCGCGCAGCGCCACGGCCGCTACTTCGGCAGCGCCACCGACAACCCGGAACTCACCGACACCGCCTATACGAAGATCCTCGGCGAGCAGTTCGACATGATCACCCCGGGCAACGGCATGAAGTGGTACGCCACCGAGCCGCAGCAGGGGGTCTTCGACTGGACGGCCGGCGACGAGATCGTCGGCCTCGCGCGCGCGAACCACCAGAAGGTCCGCGCCCACACCCTCGTCTGGCACAGTCAGCTCCCCGGCTGGCTGACCGGCAAGGAGTGGACGGCGGACGAGCTGCGGGCCGTCCTGAAGAACCACATCCAGACCGAGGTACGCCACTACCGGGGCAAGGTCTACGCCTGGGACGTGGTCAACGAGGCCTTCAACGAGGACGGCACCTACCGTGAGACCGTCTTCTACAAGACCCTCGGCCCCGGTTACATCGCCGACGCCCTGCGCTGGGCCCACCAGGCCGACCCGAAGGCGAAGCTGTACCTCAACGACTACAACATCGAGGCCGTGGGCCCGAAGAGCGACGCCTACCACGCCCTCGCCAGGGAACTGAAGGCCCAGAAGGTCCCGCTCGACGGCATCGGCCTCCAGGCGCATCTCGCCCTCCAGTACGGCTATCCGACGAGCCTGGAGGACAACCTCCGCCGCTTCTCCCGGCTCGGCCTGGACACCGCGCTCACCGAGGTCGACGTACGGATGCTGCTGCCCGCGACCGACGAGAAGCTGGCCCAACAGGCCGACTGGTACCGGGACATGACCGAGGCCTGCCTCGCGGTGCGGCGCTGCGTCGGCATCACCGTCTGGGACTACACCGACAAGTACTCATGGATCCCGGCGTTCTTCCCCGGCGAGGGCGCGGCGCTGCCCTGGGACGAGCAGCTCGCGCCGAAGCCGGCCTACCGGGCGATCCGGGAGGCGCTCAGCTAG
- a CDS encoding carbohydrate ABC transporter permease: MAVPLLYAVLSGFKSTDQLSRNPIGLPDPWVTSNYTDILGSGSFWQLVGSSTIIAVGTTVVVVAVSALAAFSFARFAFRGREVLFTLFTMGLMFPFAVAALPLFLLLRSIGLLDNPLGVILPQAAFGLPMTIVVLRGFFREIPAELEEAATLDGCGPLKFFWRILLPMARPALGTVSVLAVVGSWNNFLLPLLVFNEPTWWTVPIGVQQFQGQYSAEYARVFAYLVLAMVPALAFYSVAERQLVGGLTAGATKG; encoded by the coding sequence ATGGCCGTACCCCTCCTCTACGCCGTGCTGTCCGGCTTCAAGTCCACCGACCAGCTCTCGCGCAACCCCATCGGCCTGCCCGATCCCTGGGTCACCTCCAACTACACGGACATCCTCGGCTCCGGCTCCTTCTGGCAGCTCGTCGGCAGCAGCACGATCATCGCGGTCGGTACGACCGTGGTCGTCGTCGCGGTCTCCGCGCTCGCCGCGTTCTCCTTCGCCCGGTTCGCCTTCCGCGGCCGGGAGGTGCTGTTCACCCTCTTCACGATGGGGCTGATGTTCCCCTTCGCGGTGGCGGCGCTGCCCCTGTTCCTGCTGCTGCGCTCGATCGGCCTGCTGGACAACCCGCTCGGAGTGATCCTGCCGCAGGCCGCCTTCGGGCTGCCGATGACCATCGTCGTCCTGCGCGGGTTCTTCCGCGAGATCCCCGCCGAGCTGGAGGAGGCGGCCACCCTCGACGGCTGCGGGCCGCTGAAGTTCTTCTGGCGGATCCTGCTGCCCATGGCGAGGCCCGCCCTCGGCACGGTGTCCGTGCTCGCCGTGGTCGGCAGCTGGAACAACTTCCTGCTGCCGCTGCTGGTCTTCAACGAGCCCACCTGGTGGACCGTCCCGATCGGCGTCCAGCAGTTCCAGGGCCAGTACTCCGCGGAGTACGCGCGCGTCTTCGCCTATCTCGTGCTCGCCATGGTGCCCGCCCTGGCGTTCTACTCCGTCGCCGAGCGCCAGCTCGTCGGCGGCCTCACCGCCGGCGCCACGAAGGGATGA
- a CDS encoding carbohydrate ABC transporter permease: MTSTFLPDKRSGPDVGPPPPSPGPGRGRARRRARHWLTAVGFQVPALVLFGTLVLLPMLFALYASFFRWGGFGMPDDYIGGDNFTRLFQDPVFLGDLWRCLLLVGLSLVLQLPFALALAVALNQKIRGRAVYRMLFFAPYILSEAITGVLFSMIFAPDDGLADHVLGAVGLDGVGGQWFADPSTVMATLFLVMTWKYFGFHMMLYLAGLQSIPAELTEAALIDGAGPWQRFRNVTLPLLAPTLRISVFLSVIGSIQLFDLVWVVTAGGPDHHSETMAVTMFQYGFKRYQVGYASAISVAMFGISLVFALAYQRFVLRRDLQGATTTMRGGGA; encoded by the coding sequence ATGACCTCCACTTTCCTTCCGGACAAGCGCAGCGGCCCGGACGTCGGCCCGCCGCCTCCGTCTCCCGGCCCGGGCCGGGGCAGGGCGCGGCGGCGGGCGCGGCACTGGCTCACCGCCGTCGGCTTCCAGGTGCCCGCACTGGTGCTGTTCGGCACGCTCGTGCTGCTGCCGATGCTGTTCGCGCTGTACGCCTCGTTCTTCCGCTGGGGCGGCTTCGGCATGCCCGACGACTACATCGGCGGCGACAACTTCACCCGGCTCTTCCAGGACCCGGTGTTCCTGGGCGACCTGTGGCGCTGTCTGCTGCTGGTGGGGCTCTCGCTCGTCCTCCAGCTGCCGTTCGCGCTCGCGCTCGCGGTCGCGCTCAACCAGAAGATCCGCGGCCGGGCGGTGTACCGGATGCTGTTCTTCGCGCCGTACATCCTCTCCGAGGCGATCACCGGCGTGCTCTTCAGCATGATCTTCGCCCCGGACGACGGTCTCGCCGACCATGTGCTGGGGGCGGTCGGTCTGGACGGGGTGGGCGGTCAGTGGTTCGCCGACCCGTCCACCGTCATGGCCACCCTCTTCCTGGTCATGACGTGGAAGTACTTCGGCTTCCACATGATGCTCTACCTGGCCGGGCTCCAGTCCATCCCGGCGGAGCTGACGGAGGCCGCCCTGATCGACGGGGCGGGTCCCTGGCAGCGCTTCCGCAACGTCACGCTGCCGCTGCTGGCGCCGACCCTGCGGATCAGCGTCTTCCTGTCGGTCATCGGCTCGATCCAGCTCTTCGACCTGGTGTGGGTGGTCACCGCGGGCGGTCCCGACCACCACTCCGAGACGATGGCCGTGACCATGTTCCAGTACGGCTTCAAGCGCTACCAGGTCGGTTACGCCAGCGCGATCAGCGTGGCGATGTTCGGCATCAGTCTCGTCTTCGCCCTCGCCTACCAGCGGTTCGTGCTCCGCCGGGATCTTCAGGGCGCCACCACGACCATGCGAGGAGGCGGCGCGTGA
- a CDS encoding extracellular solute-binding protein: MGDPALSRRGFLAASAAAGLSMTALSACGGDSDGGSSGTTTIEWWNISTTQPTKDVWAGLAKQFEAQNPKVKIKIVQLENDAYKSKMTALTASGKLPDIFHTWGGGVLRQQVDAGLVEDLTERTKEWHDGLLPVSRQPYLLDEKAYGIPFDIGMIGFWYNKALFKQAGVSAPPTTWSGFLDAVRKLKSAGITPLALAGKEKWPGMYYWAYLAMRTAGVDALREAGDDKDFTGDGFVQAGQHLQDLVDLQPFQKGFLGAAYSSPTGQAAAVGNGKAAMELMGQWAPVVEADAGKGLGANLGFFPFPAVDGGKGVITEVFGGGGGHALRKDAPQAAVDFLKFFASAATDTELVKKTGVLPVVPAAESAMTDPNIKAVQAQLKAATGFQLYLDQAYAPALGQEVNDSVAALVAGSKSPQQVTESITKVAKEEQ, from the coding sequence ATGGGCGACCCGGCACTCTCCCGCCGCGGCTTTCTGGCGGCCTCCGCCGCGGCCGGTCTGAGCATGACGGCACTGAGCGCCTGCGGCGGCGACTCGGACGGAGGGTCGTCGGGGACGACCACCATCGAGTGGTGGAACATCTCCACCACCCAGCCGACCAAGGACGTCTGGGCTGGTCTCGCCAAGCAGTTCGAGGCCCAGAACCCCAAGGTGAAGATCAAGATCGTGCAGTTGGAGAACGACGCCTACAAGTCGAAGATGACGGCGCTGACCGCCTCCGGGAAGCTGCCCGACATCTTCCACACCTGGGGCGGGGGTGTCCTCAGGCAGCAGGTCGACGCCGGCCTCGTCGAGGACCTCACCGAGAGGACGAAGGAGTGGCACGACGGCCTGCTCCCGGTCTCCCGCCAGCCCTACCTCCTCGACGAGAAGGCGTACGGCATCCCGTTCGACATCGGCATGATCGGGTTCTGGTACAACAAGGCCCTCTTCAAGCAGGCCGGCGTCAGCGCGCCCCCCACCACCTGGAGCGGCTTCCTCGATGCGGTGCGCAAGCTCAAGTCCGCCGGGATCACCCCGCTCGCGCTGGCGGGCAAGGAGAAGTGGCCCGGCATGTACTACTGGGCGTATCTCGCGATGCGCACCGCCGGTGTCGACGCCCTGCGCGAGGCGGGTGACGACAAGGACTTCACCGGGGACGGGTTCGTCCAGGCCGGGCAGCACCTCCAGGACCTCGTCGATCTCCAGCCGTTCCAGAAGGGCTTCCTCGGCGCCGCCTACTCCAGCCCCACCGGCCAGGCCGCGGCCGTCGGCAACGGCAAGGCGGCGATGGAACTGATGGGCCAGTGGGCGCCGGTGGTGGAGGCCGACGCGGGCAAGGGGCTCGGGGCGAACCTCGGCTTCTTCCCGTTCCCGGCGGTCGACGGCGGCAAGGGCGTGATCACCGAGGTGTTCGGGGGAGGAGGCGGGCACGCCCTGCGCAAGGACGCCCCCCAGGCCGCCGTCGACTTCCTGAAGTTCTTCGCCAGCGCCGCCACGGACACCGAACTGGTCAAGAAGACCGGGGTGCTGCCCGTCGTGCCGGCCGCCGAGAGCGCCATGACCGACCCCAACATCAAGGCCGTACAGGCCCAGCTGAAGGCCGCCACCGGCTTCCAGCTCTACCTCGACCAGGCCTACGCGCCGGCCCTCGGCCAGGAGGTCAACGACAGCGTCGCCGCCCTCGTCGCCGGGTCCAAGTCGCCTCAGCAGGTCACCGAGTCGATCACCAAGGTCGCGAAGGAAGAGCAGTAG
- a CDS encoding amino acid transporter, with protein sequence MATTEHSSPGRLRSWMLEGLSDMGKGHAHGKAPDTATAPEHKGQRWYRVMCLTGVDYFSTLGYQPGIAALAAGLLSPVATIVLVIVTLAGALPVYRRVAEESPHGEGSIAMLERLLSFWKGKLFVLTLLGFAATDFLITITLSAADASTHLVENPHLTSALHDRQMVITLVLVALLGAVFLKGFLEAIGVAVALVVVYLGLNVVVVAVGLWHVVTEGHVVTDWADALTAEHGNVFAMIGVSLLVFPKLALGLSGFETGVAVMPHVQGDPDDTAENPEGRIRGTKKLLTTAALIMSVFLIATSFITTVLIPEKEFESGGQANGRALAYLSHEYLGNAFGTVYDVSTIAILWFAGASAMAGLLNLMPRYLPRYGMAPHWARAVRPMVIVFTLVAFLVTWIFDADVDAQGGAYATGVLVLMSSAAIAVTIAARRARQRGWTVGFTVVSAVLLYVTVVNVIERPDGVKIGACFIAGIILVSLLSRLARAFELRVTSVTLDDMAERFIRDMASRKIRFIANEPDQRDRAEYRDKIEQIRRDNDIPGEDFVFVEVTVVDPSEFESGLTVRGEVLHHRYRVLTLESSSVSNALAALLLHTRDSTGCLPHIYFEWTEGNPFANFLRFFLFGQGEVAPVTREVLREAEPDRDRRPRVHTG encoded by the coding sequence ATGGCCACCACCGAGCACTCTTCCCCCGGTCGCCTGCGCTCCTGGATGCTCGAGGGTCTGTCCGACATGGGCAAGGGCCACGCTCACGGGAAGGCTCCGGACACCGCCACCGCACCCGAGCACAAGGGCCAGCGCTGGTACCGGGTGATGTGCCTGACCGGTGTCGACTACTTCTCGACCCTCGGCTACCAGCCGGGCATCGCCGCCCTCGCGGCCGGTCTGCTCTCCCCGGTGGCGACGATCGTGCTGGTGATCGTCACCCTCGCGGGCGCTCTGCCCGTCTACCGGCGTGTCGCCGAGGAGAGTCCGCACGGCGAGGGCTCGATCGCGATGCTGGAACGGCTGCTGTCCTTCTGGAAGGGCAAGCTGTTCGTCCTGACCCTGCTGGGGTTCGCCGCCACCGACTTCCTGATCACGATCACCCTGTCCGCGGCGGACGCCTCGACCCACCTGGTCGAGAACCCGCACCTGACCAGCGCCCTGCACGACCGGCAGATGGTGATCACGCTCGTCCTCGTCGCCCTGCTCGGCGCCGTGTTCCTCAAGGGCTTCCTGGAGGCCATCGGTGTCGCGGTCGCGCTGGTCGTCGTCTATCTCGGCCTGAACGTCGTCGTGGTGGCCGTCGGTCTGTGGCACGTGGTCACCGAGGGCCACGTGGTCACCGACTGGGCCGACGCGCTGACCGCCGAGCACGGCAACGTGTTCGCGATGATCGGTGTCTCCCTGCTGGTCTTCCCCAAGCTCGCGCTGGGCCTGTCCGGCTTCGAGACCGGCGTCGCGGTCATGCCGCACGTGCAGGGCGACCCGGACGACACCGCGGAGAACCCCGAGGGCCGCATCCGGGGCACGAAGAAGCTGCTGACCACCGCCGCCCTGATCATGAGCGTCTTCCTCATCGCCACCAGCTTCATCACCACCGTGCTGATCCCGGAGAAGGAGTTCGAGTCCGGCGGCCAGGCCAACGGACGCGCCCTCGCCTACCTGTCCCACGAGTACCTGGGCAACGCCTTCGGCACGGTATACGACGTGTCGACGATCGCCATCCTGTGGTTCGCCGGCGCCTCCGCGATGGCCGGGCTGCTCAACCTGATGCCCCGCTACCTCCCCCGCTACGGCATGGCGCCGCACTGGGCGCGCGCCGTCCGCCCCATGGTCATCGTCTTCACCCTGGTCGCCTTCCTGGTCACCTGGATCTTCGACGCCGACGTCGACGCGCAGGGCGGCGCCTACGCCACCGGCGTCCTGGTCCTCATGTCCTCGGCGGCGATCGCGGTGACCATCGCCGCCCGCCGCGCCCGGCAGCGGGGCTGGACCGTCGGCTTCACCGTGGTCTCGGCGGTGCTGCTCTACGTGACGGTCGTGAACGTCATCGAGCGCCCGGACGGCGTGAAGATCGGCGCCTGCTTCATCGCCGGCATCATCCTGGTCTCGCTGCTGTCCCGGCTGGCCCGGGCCTTCGAGCTCCGCGTGACCAGCGTGACGCTGGACGACATGGCGGAACGTTTCATCCGGGACATGGCCAGCCGCAAGATACGGTTCATCGCCAACGAGCCCGACCAGCGCGACAGGGCCGAGTACCGCGACAAGATCGAACAGATCCGGCGCGACAACGACATTCCGGGGGAGGACTTCGTCTTCGTCGAGGTCACCGTCGTCGACCCCTCCGAGTTCGAGTCGGGCCTGACCGTACGCGGCGAGGTCCTGCACCACCGCTACCGCGTCCTGACCCTGGAGTCCTCCTCCGTCTCCAACGCCCTGGCCGCGCTGCTGCTGCACACCAGGGACTCCACCGGGTGCCTCCCGCACATCTACTTCGAGTGGACCGAGGGCAACCCCTTCGCCAACTTCCTGCGCTTCTTCCTCTTCGGCCAGGGCGAGGTCGCCCCGGTCACCCGGGAGGTCCTGCGCGAGGCCGAACCGGACCGCGACCGCCGCCCCCGCGTCCACACGGGCTGA